One part of the Sarcophilus harrisii chromosome 5, mSarHar1.11, whole genome shotgun sequence genome encodes these proteins:
- the CDC42EP1 gene encoding cdc42 effector protein 1, which yields MDMRRVEQPKAAGPTLGWMSGSHRKRRPMKAELTTDMISPPLGDFRHTMHVGRGGDVFGDTSFLSNHGGVGRGGGRSPRSFLLRTLQQVRRGGLPSRGFSSSAASPDPPAISPIIKNAVSLPQLHQAGYDSMVVSKLSFRDSPRGSPDGHHGYGLDSGFCTIPRLLSPERPLDKDSSFPSESDLPRSNSLPQSDSEPELLRSDSEPKLHRSDSMLSFRLDLGPSLLSELLSAMSLSEVPGKESGPAPPAEPQPPAPEPRPQGHCPNGVSVSKGPTGEKPAEKLRAAVSLNPARGHWVGSWGPRPHYSEATARQELAGVLPQSRASWESQDEGLGVSPCWTRSGSEREPRRISVPSTVQASSFQFTDEDDEVNM from the exons ATGGACATGAGGAGGGTTGAGCAGCCCAAGGCAGCCGGGCCAACCCTCGGCTGGATGTCCGGCTCCCACAGGAAAAGGAGACCCATGAAAGCCGAGCTGACCACAGACATGATCAGCCCACCCCTGGGAGACTTCCGCCACACCATGCACGTGGGCCGAGGCGGGGACGTCTTCGGGGACACGTCCTTCCTCAGCAACCACGGCGGGGTGGGCCGGGGCGGCGGGCGCTCCCCCAGAAGCTTCCTGCTCCGGACCCTGCAGCAGGTGCGGCGCGGGGGGCTTCCTTCCCGGGGCTTCAGCTCTTCGGCGGCCTCTCCCGACCCGCCCGCCATCTCGCCCATAATCAAGAACGCTGTGTCCTTGCCCCAGCTCCACCAGGCGGGTTATGACAGCATGGTGGTGAGCAAGCTGAGCTTCCGAGACAGCCCCCGGGGATCCCCTGATGGGCACCATGGCTACG GCCTGGATTCTGGATTCTGCACCATCCCCCGCCTTTTGTCCCCCGAAAGGCCCCTGGACAAGGACAGCTCCTTCCCTTCAGAGTCCGACCTGCCTCGCTCCAACTCCCTGCCTCAATCCGATTCGGAACCCGAGCTGCTCCGCTCCGATTCGGAACCCAAACTCCATCGCTCTGACTCCATGCTCTCCTTCCGCTTAGACCTGGGTCCCTCCCTCCTCAGCGAGCTCCTCAGCGCCATGAGCCTGTCCGAGGTGCCTGGGAAAGAGTCGGGGCCGGCCCCGCCGGCAGAGCCTCAGCCCCCGGCCCCAGAGCCCCGACCTCAAGGACACTGCCCCAACGGGGTGTCGGTGTCAAAGGGCCCCACCGGGGAGAAGCCGGCCGAGAAGCTGAGGGCAGCCGTCAGTCTGAACCCAGCCAGGGGACACTGGGTGGGCAGCTGGGGTCCTAGGCCCCACTATAGCGAGGCCACCGCCCGGCAAGAGCTAGCGGGAGTGCTGCCTCAAAGTCGGGCCTCGTGGGAGAGCCAGGATGAGGGCCTGGGGGTCTCCCCTTGCTGGACAAGGAGCGGCTCAGAGAGGGAGCCCAGGAGGATCTCGGTCCCAAGCACAGTCCAGGCATCCTCATTCCAGTTCACCGATGAGGATGATGAGGTGAACATGTGA
- the LGALS2 gene encoding galectin-2, giving the protein MEAYQLEMMPGMTLKLKGKITDDSDGFVINLGHSPKDIVLHFNPRFEEDVIVCNSQVCGKWQKEYRDDHLCFEPGDEIKLLVTFDEDEFQVKLPDGYQVTFPNRESCCHISYCCVKGGFSLTAFKLE; this is encoded by the exons ATGGAAGCTTACCAACTGGAGATGATGCCGGGAATGACGCTGAAGCTGAAGGGGAAAATTACTGACGATTCAGATGG CTTCGTGATCAATCTGGGCCACAGCCCCAAAGATATAGTGCTACATTTCAACCCCCGATTTGAAGAGGACGTCATCGTCTGCAATTCCCAGGTGTGCGGCAAGTGGCAGAAGGAGTATAGAGACGATCACCTGTGTTTTGAACCAGGGGACGAGATAAAG CTTTTAGTGACCTTTGACGAAGATGAATTTCAGGTGAAGCTTCCTGATGGCTACCAGGTGACATTCCCCAACCGGGAGAGTTGCTGCCACATCTCCTACTGCTGCGTGAAGGGCGGTTTCAGTCTCACCGCCTTCAAGCTGGAATGA